The following proteins are encoded in a genomic region of Antricoccus suffuscus:
- a CDS encoding carboxyl transferase domain-containing protein: MGRLSTLIDTGGEQFATNATLQRSLVDDLRARIEAADGGSQKSKDRHVSRGKLLPRERVDTLLDPGSPFLELSPLAAHGMYDGDAPGAGIITGVGRVSGRECVIVANDATVKGGTYYPMTVKKHLRAQEVALNDRLPCLYLVDSGGAFLPKQDEVFPDREHFGRIFFNQATMSARGIPQIAAVLGSCTAGGAYVPAMSDEAIIVKNQGTIFLGGPPLVKAATGEIVTAEDLGGGLLHSKTSGVTDHLADNDTHALHIMRQIVGKLGPRDQPVWDVEAPRAPAYDPEELYGIIPADSRTPYDVREIIARLVDGSEFDEFKSEYGATLVTGTAHIHGHPVGILGNNGILFSESALKAAHFIELCDKRNIPLLFLQNITGYMVGREYEAGGIAKNGAKMVNAVATARVPKFTVVIGGSFGAGNYGMCGRAYSPRFLWMWPGAQISVMGGEQAASVLSTVTRDGIEAKGGEWSAEDEEKFKAPIRQQYDEQGNAYYSTARLWDDGIIDPVDTRMTLGLALAAASRTPLPEISYGVFRM; encoded by the coding sequence ATGGGACGACTGTCCACCCTCATCGACACCGGCGGAGAACAGTTCGCCACCAACGCGACACTGCAACGCTCGCTGGTCGACGACCTGCGCGCGCGGATCGAGGCCGCCGACGGTGGTTCGCAAAAATCCAAGGACCGGCACGTCAGCCGCGGCAAACTCCTCCCCCGCGAACGCGTCGACACGCTACTTGATCCGGGTAGCCCGTTTCTCGAGCTCTCGCCGTTGGCGGCCCACGGAATGTACGACGGCGACGCGCCCGGAGCCGGGATCATCACCGGTGTCGGGCGAGTCAGTGGCCGCGAGTGCGTCATCGTCGCTAATGACGCGACCGTCAAGGGCGGCACCTATTACCCGATGACGGTCAAAAAACACCTCCGGGCCCAGGAAGTAGCGCTCAACGACCGGCTGCCCTGCCTCTACCTGGTCGACTCAGGAGGCGCGTTTCTGCCCAAACAGGATGAGGTCTTCCCCGACCGCGAACACTTCGGGCGGATCTTCTTCAACCAGGCCACGATGAGCGCGCGGGGCATTCCGCAGATCGCCGCCGTACTCGGCTCGTGTACGGCAGGCGGCGCGTACGTCCCGGCCATGTCCGACGAGGCGATCATCGTCAAGAACCAAGGCACGATCTTCCTCGGCGGGCCGCCGTTGGTGAAGGCCGCGACGGGCGAAATCGTGACAGCCGAAGACCTCGGCGGCGGCCTGTTGCACTCAAAAACCTCCGGCGTAACAGATCATCTGGCCGATAACGACACCCACGCGCTGCACATCATGCGGCAGATCGTCGGCAAACTTGGGCCTCGGGACCAGCCCGTCTGGGACGTCGAGGCGCCGCGTGCACCGGCGTACGACCCCGAGGAACTCTACGGAATCATCCCGGCCGACTCGCGCACGCCGTACGACGTCCGTGAGATCATCGCGCGGCTGGTCGATGGCAGCGAGTTCGACGAGTTCAAGTCCGAGTACGGCGCCACGCTAGTGACTGGTACGGCGCACATCCACGGCCATCCGGTCGGCATCCTCGGCAACAACGGCATCCTGTTCAGCGAGTCGGCGCTCAAGGCCGCGCACTTCATCGAGCTGTGCGACAAACGCAATATTCCGCTGCTGTTCCTGCAGAACATCACCGGCTACATGGTCGGTCGCGAATACGAGGCCGGCGGCATCGCCAAGAACGGCGCGAAGATGGTCAACGCCGTCGCGACCGCGCGGGTCCCGAAATTCACCGTTGTCATCGGTGGGTCGTTCGGCGCCGGTAACTACGGGATGTGCGGGCGCGCCTACTCGCCGCGATTCCTGTGGATGTGGCCCGGCGCGCAGATCTCCGTGATGGGTGGCGAACAGGCGGCGTCGGTGCTGTCGACGGTCACCCGCGACGGGATCGAAGCCAAGGGCGGCGAGTGGAGCGCCGAGGACGAGGAGAAGTTCAAGGCGCCGATCCGCCAGCAGTACGACGAGCAGGGCAACGCCTACTACTCCACCGCTCGGCTGTGGGACGACGGGATCATCGATCCGGTCGATACCCGCATGACCCTTGGCCTCGCGCTCGCCGCAGCGTCACGAACACCCTTGCCCGAAATTTCCTACGGCGTCTTCCGGATGTGA